One Oscillospiraceae bacterium genomic region harbors:
- a CDS encoding plasmid recombination protein codes for MKAQYAILRFAKYKGPEIGHIESHNERTKEKYASNPDVDTSRSHFNFHLVTPQRKYRAEAEKQIAEAGCRTRSDSVRVVEALVTASPEFFKGKKKSEVKAYFQEALDFIREHQDPKNIISAVVHMDEKTPHMHLCFVPLTEDKRLSAKEIVGNKKKLTQWQDRFWEHMVKKYPDLERGESASETGRDHIPPRVFKEMTRLTKQKTKLEELLSGVNAFNAKGKAAEIGAFLDKYIPAVEQMHTTLKKYNTAFTVTTAENKKLKKKTEQLEQSLDKATQESTLKKLADAKLHRDYEDAVAVLDRIPKEVLAAYTHRTEKEREPAYGR; via the coding sequence ATGAAAGCACAGTACGCCATTCTCCGCTTTGCCAAGTACAAGGGGCCGGAGATCGGGCACATCGAGTCCCACAACGAGCGCACCAAGGAGAAATACGCCAGCAATCCCGACGTGGACACGTCCCGCAGTCACTTCAATTTTCATCTGGTGACGCCGCAGCGCAAGTACCGCGCAGAAGCGGAAAAGCAGATCGCCGAGGCGGGCTGCCGCACAAGGTCAGACAGTGTGCGCGTGGTGGAGGCGCTGGTGACAGCCAGCCCGGAGTTCTTCAAGGGAAAGAAGAAAAGCGAAGTCAAAGCCTATTTTCAGGAGGCACTGGACTTCATCCGGGAACACCAAGACCCGAAAAACATTATATCTGCCGTGGTGCATATGGACGAGAAAACGCCCCATATGCACCTTTGCTTTGTCCCGCTGACGGAGGACAAACGGCTCAGCGCCAAGGAAATCGTCGGCAACAAGAAAAAGCTGACGCAGTGGCAGGACAGGTTTTGGGAGCATATGGTGAAGAAATACCCCGATCTGGAGCGCGGCGAGAGTGCCAGTGAAACCGGACGCGACCATATCCCACCGCGGGTATTCAAGGAAATGACTCGCCTGACCAAGCAGAAGACCAAGCTGGAAGAATTGCTTTCAGGCGTCAATGCGTTCAATGCCAAAGGAAAAGCAGCAGAAATCGGCGCTTTTTTGGACAAGTATATTCCTGCTGTGGAGCAGATGCACACGACACTGAAAAAGTACAATACGGCGTTCACGGTCACAACTGCCGAAAATAAAAAGCTGAAAAAGAAAACGGAGCAGTTGGAGCAGTCGCTGGACAAAGCTACACAGGAAAGCACCTTGAAAAAGCTGGCTGACGCCAAGCTGCATCGGGATTATGAGGATGCCGTCGCCGTGCTGGATCGTATTCCGAAGGAAGTGCTGGCGGCATATACGCACAGAACGGAGAAAGAGAGGGAGCCTGCCTATGGTAGATGA
- a CDS encoding DEAD/DEAH box helicase family protein — protein sequence MTNFSFLKAKTEYALFAPACMEAEKIYVSAPAMCAVGCRKALELAVKWVYAADKSMKMPYKDNLQSLIHEPTFRFAVDSDTWGKMPFIIKLGNLAVHTERSVQPSDALASLRGLFEFVQWIDYCYGADYQERTFDENLVPTGKVAVDTRKIKEQESLLDQKDAEIEALRKQIEQMSTRYTAEKEQHQKERTFQPEDLSEFKTRKIYIDVDLKLMGWKFTGPDADVQEEYRVEDMAGMPGQPGFCDYVLFGKDGLPLAVVEAKRTSKDPNIGRKQAVLYADCLERKFGRRPMMFTTNGFETYFWDDQTAPQRKVSGIFSKDDLQKLMNRRTERMDLMGVSIDDKITDRYYQKEAIRAVCEQITQGFRKHLLVMATGTGKTRTASSLTDVLSRGKWVTNILFLADRTALVKQAKDDFKNYLPDMSLCNLCSNKDDRNARIVFSTYPTILNAIDDTKSKDGRQLFTPAHFDLIIIDESHRSIFKKYRAIFEYFDAFMVGLTATPKTDVDRNTYDFFEMEHGVPTYAYDYETAVQQDHVLVPYYNYEVKTRFLEEGISYDDLSEEDKERYEDDFIEDGQLPDFIPSAALNKFVFNETTVDIVLQDLMDRGIKVAGGDRLGKTILFAQNKRHAEFILERFNKLYPQYRGSFAQRVICDDAYAQTIIDDFKQPEKEPHIAVSVDMMDTGIDVPECVNLVFFKKVRSKAKFWQMIGRGTRLCKGLACVDQIDGTYTDKRRFLIFDYCGNFEYFRQHKEGYETRETKTLSENIFGKQIKIAMALQENTFAGEDYQAWRKEIVNTCHKQVMALNSDLIAVKLRMQYVEKYKKPEAFVSISEGDKGELLTQIAPLVRSDEADEFAKRFDNFMYGLILAHIEQMPAFQYAKKQLCDTVSLLERKASIPQIKAKLPMLQEIHTDAFWDANDILLFEQVRKELRELIRFLDEGGVAQRQIVTKLTDPIIDSQEGVQLEAAYDFEDYRAKVNRYVNEHGNTLAIYKLTHNIPLAMGDYQELERVLTSELGSKEDYAREFGDTPFGLLIRKIAKLDHEAAMQAFSAFINDQSLNQKQIAFVNKIINHIELNGYMENVAELTKPPFDKPISFIKLFDAKTRTALMETINQVRENAVQITAS from the coding sequence ATGACTAACTTCTCCTTTCTCAAAGCCAAAACTGAATATGCCCTCTTCGCCCCCGCCTGCATGGAAGCTGAGAAAATTTATGTTTCTGCTCCTGCCATGTGTGCAGTAGGCTGCCGTAAGGCATTGGAGCTGGCAGTAAAATGGGTATATGCAGCGGACAAGTCCATGAAAATGCCCTACAAAGACAATCTGCAATCCCTCATTCACGAGCCAACTTTCCGCTTCGCTGTGGACTCCGACACTTGGGGCAAGATGCCTTTTATCATCAAGTTGGGCAATCTGGCGGTACATACCGAGCGCAGCGTTCAGCCAAGTGATGCGCTTGCTTCTCTGCGCGGTCTGTTTGAGTTTGTGCAGTGGATCGACTATTGCTATGGCGCGGACTATCAGGAGCGCACCTTCGACGAGAATCTTGTCCCCACCGGAAAGGTGGCGGTGGACACCCGGAAAATCAAGGAACAGGAAAGTCTGCTGGACCAGAAAGATGCCGAGATCGAGGCGCTGCGCAAGCAAATCGAGCAGATGTCCACCCGATACACCGCCGAAAAGGAGCAGCATCAGAAGGAACGCACCTTCCAGCCGGAGGACCTCTCGGAATTCAAGACCCGCAAAATCTACATCGACGTGGACCTCAAACTGATGGGCTGGAAGTTCACCGGCCCAGATGCTGATGTACAGGAGGAGTATCGTGTGGAGGATATGGCCGGGATGCCAGGTCAGCCTGGCTTCTGCGACTATGTGCTGTTTGGAAAGGACGGCCTGCCCCTGGCGGTGGTGGAAGCCAAGCGCACCAGCAAGGACCCAAACATTGGACGCAAACAAGCGGTTTTGTATGCGGATTGTCTGGAACGGAAATTTGGCCGCCGCCCCATGATGTTCACCACCAATGGCTTTGAAACCTACTTCTGGGATGACCAGACCGCCCCGCAACGGAAGGTCAGTGGCATTTTCAGCAAGGATGACCTGCAAAAGCTGATGAACCGGCGCACCGAGCGGATGGATTTGATGGGCGTTTCCATTGATGACAAAATCACTGACCGGTATTACCAGAAGGAAGCCATCCGAGCGGTGTGCGAACAGATTACGCAGGGGTTCCGCAAGCATCTGCTGGTGATGGCCACCGGCACCGGCAAAACCAGAACCGCGTCCAGCCTGACCGATGTGCTCAGCCGAGGCAAATGGGTGACCAACATTCTGTTTCTGGCCGACCGCACCGCGCTGGTGAAGCAGGCAAAGGACGATTTCAAGAACTATCTGCCGGATATGTCCCTGTGCAACCTCTGCTCCAACAAGGACGACCGGAACGCCCGCATTGTGTTCTCCACCTATCCGACCATCCTCAACGCCATTGATGACACCAAGTCCAAGGACGGGCGGCAGCTGTTTACTCCGGCGCACTTCGACCTGATTATCATTGACGAAAGCCACCGGAGCATCTTCAAAAAGTACCGGGCCATCTTTGAATATTTTGACGCCTTCATGGTGGGTCTGACCGCCACGCCGAAGACCGATGTGGATCGGAACACCTACGACTTTTTCGAGATGGAACACGGCGTGCCCACCTATGCCTATGATTATGAAACGGCGGTGCAACAGGACCATGTGCTGGTTCCCTATTACAACTACGAGGTCAAGACCCGTTTTCTGGAAGAAGGCATCTCCTATGATGATTTGTCCGAAGAGGACAAAGAGCGATATGAGGATGATTTCATCGAAGACGGTCAGTTGCCAGACTTTATCCCCTCTGCTGCCCTCAATAAATTTGTGTTCAACGAAACCACCGTGGACATCGTACTGCAAGACCTGATGGACCGGGGTATCAAGGTGGCGGGCGGCGACCGTCTGGGGAAAACCATCCTGTTTGCCCAGAACAAACGCCACGCGGAGTTTATTCTGGAGCGGTTCAATAAGCTGTACCCCCAGTACCGGGGCAGCTTCGCCCAGCGGGTCATTTGCGACGACGCCTATGCCCAGACCATCATTGATGATTTCAAGCAGCCGGAAAAAGAACCGCACATTGCCGTATCGGTGGACATGATGGACACCGGCATCGACGTGCCGGAATGCGTCAATTTGGTGTTTTTCAAAAAGGTTCGGTCAAAGGCAAAGTTCTGGCAGATGATTGGCCGCGGCACCCGGCTATGCAAAGGGCTGGCCTGCGTGGACCAGATTGACGGAACCTATACCGACAAGCGGCGCTTTCTGATTTTTGACTACTGCGGCAACTTCGAATACTTCCGGCAGCACAAAGAAGGCTACGAAACCAGAGAAACCAAAACGCTGTCGGAAAACATCTTCGGCAAACAAATCAAAATCGCCATGGCGCTGCAGGAAAACACCTTTGCCGGTGAGGATTATCAGGCATGGCGCAAGGAGATTGTCAACACCTGTCACAAGCAGGTGATGGCGCTCAACTCAGACCTGATTGCCGTAAAATTGCGGATGCAGTATGTGGAGAAATATAAAAAGCCGGAAGCCTTCGTGTCCATAAGCGAAGGTGACAAGGGCGAGTTGCTCACACAGATTGCACCTCTGGTACGCTCAGACGAGGCTGACGAGTTTGCAAAGCGGTTTGATAATTTCATGTATGGCCTAATTCTGGCACACATCGAGCAGATGCCCGCTTTCCAGTATGCAAAAAAGCAACTGTGCGACACCGTTTCCCTACTGGAGCGTAAGGCCAGCATTCCGCAGATCAAGGCAAAGTTGCCCATGCTTCAGGAGATTCACACCGATGCATTTTGGGACGCGAATGATATTTTGCTGTTTGAGCAGGTTCGGAAGGAGCTGCGGGAGCTGATTCGATTTTTAGACGAAGGTGGCGTAGCACAGAGGCAGATTGTCACCAAGCTGACTGACCCGATTATTGACAGTCAGGAGGGCGTCCAGCTGGAAGCTGCCTATGACTTTGAAGACTACCGTGCCAAGGTCAATCGCTATGTGAACGAGCATGGAAATACGCTGGCCATATATAAGCTGACCCATAATATTCCGCTGGCTATGGGCGATTATCAGGAACTGGAGCGGGTGCTAACTAGCGAATTGGGCAGCAAAGAAGATTATGCCCGAGAGTTTGGCGACACACCCTTTGGCTTGCTCATTCGCAAGATCGCTAAGCTAGATCATGAAGCGGCTATGCAGGCGTTTTCCGCTTTTATCAATGACCAATCTCTGAATCAAAAGCAGATTGCTTTTGTAAACAAAATCATCAATCATATTGAGTTGAACGGATATATGGAAAATGTCGCAGAGCTGACCAAGCCACCGTTTGACAAGCCAATCAGTTTTATCAAATTGTTTGATGCAAAAACCAGAACCGCTTTGATGGAGACTATCAATCAGGTTCGAGAAAATGCGGTTCAAATTACAGCGTCATAA
- a CDS encoding CHC2 zinc finger domain-containing protein, whose translation MDLFTQVKMAVSVKEAAEYYGLEVKRGSMVCCPFHNDRTPSMKLNEDYFYCFGCGATGDVIDLVAKLFNLSSYDAAKKLADDFGIDPDKPPAAAALRKTKYPLAKTFQNETLHCQRILCDYLHLLEHWKMQYAPKTPEDTLDDRFVEACQMLDYIEDLTDILTFAELEARVKTVDMLQKDGMIDRLEERLKRTAKEVDARDETEIG comes from the coding sequence ATGGATTTATTTACACAAGTCAAGATGGCAGTTTCCGTAAAAGAGGCTGCCGAATACTATGGATTGGAAGTAAAACGTGGCAGCATGGTCTGCTGTCCCTTCCACAATGACCGTACACCCAGCATGAAGCTGAACGAGGATTACTTTTACTGCTTTGGCTGTGGGGCAACTGGTGACGTGATCGACCTTGTGGCAAAGCTGTTCAACCTGAGCAGCTATGACGCAGCGAAAAAGCTGGCGGATGACTTTGGGATCGACCCGGACAAGCCCCCGGCTGCGGCAGCGCTGCGGAAAACAAAATATCCGCTGGCAAAGACGTTCCAGAATGAGACGCTGCATTGTCAGCGGATATTGTGCGATTATCTGCATCTTTTGGAGCATTGGAAGATGCAGTACGCACCCAAAACGCCGGAGGATACTCTTGATGACCGCTTTGTGGAAGCCTGCCAGATGCTCGATTATATCGAGGATCTGACAGATATTTTAACCTTTGCGGAGCTGGAGGCTCGTGTGAAAACTGTGGATATGCTTCAAAAGGACGGCATGATCGACCGGTTGGAAGAACGCCTGAAAAGGACGGCAAAGGAGGTGGATGCCCGTGACGAAACGGAAATCGGCTGA
- a CDS encoding phage/plasmid primase, P4 family translates to MPVTKRKSADLDAPIWFDGTNINEALFCDEFLNSRKIIFANGAFFTPDGRVTDDLPLRGEIYEKLKCCAVNNIPRKITNILEVMKLAAHVEDFTPEADRVHLANGTLKLDGSFTEGRPTIVRSRLPVAYRPDAPAPVRWLSFLDGLLYTEDIPTLQEFIGYCLIPSNKGQRMMVIKGNGGEGKSQIGAVLGALLGSNMKDGSIGKISENRFARADLEHILLCVDDDMRMEALRQTNYVKSIVTAQGKMDLERKGKQSYQGWMFARLLAFSNGDLQALYDRSDGFYRRQLVLTTREKPVGRIDDPDLAEKMKAEAEGIFLWAFEGLQRLAANNFKFTESQRTRDNREAVKRDSNNVFDFLESEGYIRLKADCTISSKDLYEIYRMWCEENNLTPLKRRSFSESVIANQSKYNLEYCNKITNAAGRRVWGFFGIEAIARPNINGFSDVSEHTYVPEDWR, encoded by the coding sequence ATGCCCGTGACGAAACGGAAATCGGCTGATTTAGACGCGCCCATCTGGTTTGACGGCACGAATATTAACGAGGCACTGTTCTGTGATGAATTTCTGAACAGCCGGAAAATCATCTTTGCCAACGGTGCTTTCTTCACGCCGGACGGCAGGGTGACCGACGATCTGCCGCTCCGGGGCGAAATCTATGAGAAACTGAAATGCTGCGCTGTGAACAATATCCCTCGAAAGATCACCAACATTCTGGAAGTGATGAAGCTAGCAGCTCATGTAGAGGACTTTACACCGGAAGCAGATAGAGTCCATCTGGCAAACGGCACTTTGAAGCTGGACGGCAGTTTCACCGAGGGCAGACCGACCATTGTACGGAGCAGACTGCCGGTGGCATACCGCCCTGACGCACCGGCTCCCGTTCGGTGGCTTTCCTTTCTGGATGGACTTCTTTACACGGAGGACATTCCAACCTTACAGGAGTTTATTGGCTATTGCCTGATTCCCAGCAATAAGGGGCAACGCATGATGGTGATTAAGGGAAACGGTGGTGAAGGAAAATCGCAGATCGGAGCTGTGCTGGGTGCGCTTCTCGGCAGCAACATGAAGGACGGCAGCATCGGTAAAATTTCTGAAAACCGGTTTGCCCGCGCGGATCTGGAACACATTCTGTTGTGTGTGGATGACGATATGCGAATGGAAGCACTGCGGCAGACCAACTATGTCAAGTCCATCGTGACCGCCCAAGGAAAAATGGATTTGGAGCGCAAGGGTAAGCAGAGCTATCAGGGCTGGATGTTTGCCCGGCTGCTGGCGTTCTCCAATGGCGATCTGCAAGCGCTATATGACCGAAGCGACGGATTTTACCGCCGCCAGCTTGTACTGACCACCAGGGAAAAGCCTGTGGGACGGATAGATGATCCCGACCTTGCGGAGAAAATGAAAGCTGAAGCCGAGGGCATCTTCCTGTGGGCGTTTGAGGGCTTGCAGCGGCTGGCTGCCAACAACTTCAAATTCACAGAGAGCCAGCGTACGCGGGATAATCGGGAGGCAGTCAAGCGGGATAGCAACAACGTCTTTGATTTTCTGGAATCCGAGGGCTATATCCGGCTGAAGGCGGACTGCACCATCAGCTCTAAAGACTTGTACGAAATTTACCGGATGTGGTGTGAGGAAAATAATCTGACACCGTTAAAGCGCCGCAGCTTCAGCGAGAGTGTGATTGCGAACCAAAGCAAGTACAATCTTGAATACTGCAACAAGATCACCAATGCTGCCGGACGGCGTGTATGGGGCTTCTTCGGTATTGAAGCGATTGCCAGACCTAATATAAACGGGTTTTCTGATGTTTCAGAGCATACGTACGTACCGGAGGACTGGCGATGA
- a CDS encoding recombinase family protein has translation MKKGKIKVYIYTRVSTAIQIDGYSLDAQKSRMKAYAEFNDYEIVGEYEDAGKSGKSIEGRVEFNRMMEDIKSGKDGVSYVLVFKLSRFGRNAADVLSTLQVMQDFGVNLICVEDGIDSSKDAGKLMISVLSAVAEIERENIRVQTMEGRIQKAREGKWNGGFAPYGYKLEKGQLFINEEEAAAIRVIFDQYVHTDTGANGLAKYLVTHGIHKIQRQNGKNPLFDSALIRRILKNPVYCGKIAYGRRRTEKVHGTRNDYRLVEQDDYLLVDGLHEGIVSEELWHEAQVKLLAQAEKYERVNRGKDTKIHLLSGIVKCPVCGVGMYGNKSIKHKADGTKYKDFFYYGCKHRTMTHGHKCDYKKQINEELLDSAVAEVIVKLVSNPKFAAMMQEKISMKVDTSAIEQEIAAHEKQLRQSYSVKVRLMDEIDSLDPDDKHYIKRKADLDDRLYKMYDKIEDTENQLVAARAKKMAIEAEKLTGDNIYKVLIYFDKLYSVMDDQEKRQLMESLLSEVQIYEERQPNGQWLKSIKFKLPIIAEDMSLSLDNDTHMETVAVLEKK, from the coding sequence ATGAAAAAAGGAAAGATAAAAGTCTATATCTATACTCGCGTGTCCACTGCTATACAGATTGACGGATATTCTCTGGATGCACAGAAATCCAGAATGAAAGCCTATGCCGAGTTCAATGACTATGAGATTGTCGGTGAGTATGAGGATGCCGGTAAATCCGGAAAGTCCATTGAAGGGCGTGTAGAATTTAACCGCATGATGGAGGATATCAAGTCCGGTAAAGACGGCGTATCCTATGTGCTGGTGTTCAAGCTTTCGCGCTTCGGCAGAAATGCGGCAGACGTTCTTTCCACTTTACAGGTCATGCAGGATTTCGGTGTCAATCTGATTTGCGTGGAGGATGGGATCGATTCCTCCAAGGACGCAGGAAAGCTGATGATTTCTGTTTTGTCAGCGGTTGCAGAGATTGAGCGTGAAAATATCCGTGTGCAGACGATGGAGGGCAGAATCCAGAAAGCCCGTGAAGGGAAATGGAACGGCGGTTTTGCGCCTTATGGCTATAAGCTGGAAAAGGGACAGCTTTTCATCAATGAGGAAGAAGCAGCGGCAATCCGCGTGATTTTTGACCAGTATGTGCATACGGATACCGGTGCAAACGGTCTTGCAAAATATCTTGTGACCCACGGGATTCACAAAATCCAAAGGCAAAACGGGAAAAATCCCCTGTTTGATTCTGCGTTGATCCGCAGGATTCTGAAAAATCCGGTATACTGCGGGAAAATCGCCTATGGCAGACGTCGGACGGAGAAGGTGCATGGCACAAGAAATGATTACCGGCTGGTGGAGCAGGATGACTATTTGCTGGTTGACGGACTGCATGAGGGAATTGTCTCCGAAGAACTATGGCATGAGGCGCAGGTCAAGCTGCTGGCGCAAGCGGAAAAATACGAACGCGTCAACAGGGGCAAGGACACCAAAATTCATCTGCTGTCAGGTATCGTAAAATGTCCGGTCTGCGGCGTGGGAATGTACGGAAACAAAAGCATCAAACACAAGGCGGACGGTACGAAATACAAGGACTTCTTTTATTACGGCTGCAAGCACCGCACGATGACCCATGGACATAAATGCGACTATAAAAAACAGATCAATGAAGAACTGCTGGACAGCGCCGTTGCGGAGGTCATTGTAAAGCTGGTAAGCAATCCGAAGTTCGCCGCCATGATGCAGGAAAAGATCAGCATGAAGGTGGATACCTCTGCCATTGAGCAGGAGATCGCGGCGCATGAAAAGCAGCTTCGCCAGAGTTATTCCGTAAAAGTGCGGCTGATGGATGAAATTGATTCCCTCGACCCGGACGATAAGCACTACATCAAACGCAAAGCAGACCTTGATGACCGGCTTTACAAGATGTATGATAAGATCGAGGATACAGAAAACCAGCTCGTTGCCGCCAGAGCCAAGAAGATGGCGATTGAGGCGGAAAAGTTGACGGGCGACAACATCTACAAGGTGCTGATTTACTTCGATAAGCTCTATTCCGTCATGGACGATCAGGAAAAGCGGCAGCTCATGGAATCGCTGCTATCCGAAGTCCAGATCTATGAGGAGCGGCAGCCTAACGGCCAGTGGCTCAAGTCCATCAAATTCAAGCTCCCAATCATTGCGGAAGATATGAGCTTGAGTTTGGACAATGATACACATATGGAGACGGTGGCGGTGCTGGAAAAGAAATAA
- a CDS encoding helix-turn-helix domain-containing protein has translation MQVKLTIGERLKDLRTAQKLTLEQLAAEVGISKSALGKYESDNGKDISPYSILVLADYYGVSCDYLMGRTETKNHPNAALHELHLGDASIDVLKTGKFNHRLLSELICHKDFQRFMLDAEIYVDRIADMRVNDMNAVLEAVRQMALMKNGGEENDLHLRTLEVAQIREDEYFGSLIADDLKGILRDIRSEHRPDTMTADEISLAATMQDQLQDAMNFEGSSEEKKAKALLSTLGIDYDAITMEQFVNLIEVLKLSKHLKTPISQRGKTTMTHGKGKRKKR, from the coding sequence ATGCAGGTTAAGCTGACAATCGGGGAACGTTTGAAGGATTTACGAACAGCACAAAAGCTGACGTTGGAGCAGCTTGCCGCCGAGGTGGGCATCTCAAAATCCGCACTCGGCAAATATGAATCGGATAACGGCAAGGACATCAGCCCGTATAGCATTTTGGTGCTGGCTGACTATTACGGTGTTTCCTGCGACTATCTGATGGGGCGGACGGAAACAAAAAATCACCCAAACGCAGCTCTGCATGAGCTGCATTTGGGTGATGCTTCGATTGATGTATTGAAAACGGGCAAGTTCAACCACCGGCTGCTGTCGGAGCTGATCTGCCACAAGGATTTCCAGCGGTTCATGCTGGACGCTGAGATTTACGTTGACCGGATCGCGGATATGCGGGTCAACGATATGAATGCCGTGCTGGAAGCTGTCCGGCAGATGGCATTGATGAAAAATGGCGGCGAAGAAAATGACCTGCATCTGCGGACATTAGAAGTGGCGCAGATTCGGGAAGATGAATATTTCGGAAGCCTGATTGCGGATGATCTGAAAGGTATCCTTCGTGACATTCGGAGTGAACACCGCCCCGACACCATGACGGCGGATGAAATCTCCCTTGCAGCAACTATGCAGGATCAGTTACAGGATGCGATGAACTTTGAGGGAAGCTCCGAGGAAAAGAAAGCGAAAGCATTGCTTTCCACATTGGGGATTGATTACGATGCCATCACAATGGAACAATTTGTCAACTTGATCGAGGTACTAAAGCTGTCCAAACACCTGAAAACTCCCATCAGCCAGCGTGGGAAAACGACCATGACCCACGGCAAGGGAAAGCGGAAGAAACGCTGA
- a CDS encoding LLM class flavin-dependent oxidoreductase: protein MSVRNEIKAQIVRAGFTMQEVVDLLHDEYGWSDSVPNLSAKLQRESIRYKEVVELADALDCDIVWVKRGERR, encoded by the coding sequence ATGAGTGTACGCAATGAGATCAAGGCGCAGATCGTTCGCGCCGGTTTTACCATGCAGGAAGTTGTTGACCTGTTACATGATGAATATGGTTGGTCGGACAGCGTTCCCAATTTGTCCGCCAAGTTGCAGCGGGAGAGCATCCGCTATAAAGAGGTCGTCGAGCTTGCCGACGCGCTGGACTGCGACATCGTGTGGGTGAAGCGAGGGGAGCGCCGATGA
- a CDS encoding virulence RhuM family protein — translation MERWENEQNNSEMMIYTTEDGLTKIETTFDGDTVWLSIDQMAELFQRDKSTISRHIKNIFTEGELKREAVVANFATTAADGKAYQVDYYNLDVIISVGYRVKSQHGVQFRIWATGILKEYMRKGFALDDERLKNLGGGGYFKELLERIRDIRASEKVFYRQVLEIYATSIDYDPKAEISIQFFKKVQNKIHYAIHGQTAAEVIYTRADAEKEFMGLTTFAGSQPTLKEAVVAKNYLNEKELRAMGQLVSGYLDFAERQAEREQAMTMQDWSEHLDRILTMSGEQLLIGNGSVSHKQAIDKATGEYRKYKARTLSEVECDYLDSIKLLEQKTDKK, via the coding sequence ATGGAACGCTGGGAGAATGAGCAGAACAATTCTGAAATGATGATTTATACCACAGAGGATGGCTTGACAAAGATCGAAACGACCTTCGATGGAGATACCGTTTGGCTGTCCATTGACCAGATGGCAGAGTTGTTTCAGAGAGACAAGTCTACCATTTCCAGACATATCAAGAACATTTTCACTGAGGGCGAATTGAAGCGAGAAGCAGTTGTTGCAAATTTTGCAACAACTGCCGCTGACGGTAAGGCTTATCAGGTGGATTACTATAATCTCGATGTTATCATTTCTGTCGGCTACCGTGTGAAATCTCAGCACGGCGTACAGTTTCGTATTTGGGCAACAGGGATTTTGAAGGAGTATATGCGAAAAGGCTTTGCTCTGGATGATGAGCGCCTGAAAAATCTGGGTGGCGGCGGATACTTCAAGGAGCTGCTGGAGCGTATCCGCGATATCCGCGCTTCCGAAAAGGTGTTTTACCGTCAGGTGCTTGAAATCTACGCAACCAGTATTGACTATGACCCCAAGGCGGAAATCTCCATTCAGTTTTTCAAGAAAGTCCAAAATAAAATTCATTATGCCATTCATGGGCAAACAGCGGCGGAGGTCATCTACACACGCGCCGATGCGGAGAAAGAATTTATGGGCTTGACCACCTTTGCGGGCAGTCAGCCCACGCTGAAAGAGGCGGTAGTTGCCAAGAACTATCTGAACGAGAAAGAGCTTCGTGCTATGGGGCAGCTTGTGTCCGGCTATCTGGATTTTGCGGAACGGCAGGCGGAGCGGGAGCAGGCAATGACCATGCAGGACTGGTCGGAGCACCTTGATCGGATTCTGACCATGAGTGGAGAGCAACTGCTGATTGGCAACGGAAGTGTCAGCCATAAGCAGGCTATCGACAAAGCAACCGGCGAGTACAGAAAATACAAAGCCCGTACTCTCAGCGAAGTTGAGTGCGATTATCTGGATTCCATCAAGTTGTTGGAGCAGAAAACAGATAAAAAGTAG